The Proteus vulgaris genome has a segment encoding these proteins:
- the msbB gene encoding lipid A biosynthesis (KDO)2-(lauroyl)-lipid IVA acyltransferase, whose product MNKEKDTDSKAGYVPTFHRAYLHPRHWGTWVGAGVLSALAYIPVKWRDPFLASIGRFVGRKAKSARRRADINLRYCFPKWDKTQRETVLDSMFETAPQSFVMLAELCLRGPERILKRTSWQGLEIIERFKEQGRNVIFMVPHGWAVDIPAMLLAAQGQQMAAMFHHQKDPVADYLWNKARHHFDGRLHSREAGIKPFISSVRQGFWGYYLPDQDHGAEHSQFVDFFGTYKATLPAIGRLMKVCRAAIVPLFPVYCHKTHQLHIIIREPMDDIEDKDDAYIARRMNEELEALVTPSPEQYTWILKLLKTRREGGNRALFT is encoded by the coding sequence ATGAATAAAGAAAAAGATACAGATAGCAAAGCGGGTTATGTACCTACATTTCACCGTGCGTATTTACATCCTCGTCACTGGGGGACCTGGGTGGGTGCCGGTGTTTTAAGTGCATTGGCTTATATACCAGTTAAATGGCGTGATCCATTTCTTGCTTCTATTGGTCGTTTTGTTGGACGTAAAGCGAAAAGCGCGAGACGTCGTGCCGATATCAATTTGAGATACTGTTTCCCAAAATGGGATAAAACACAACGTGAAACAGTCCTTGATAGTATGTTTGAAACGGCGCCTCAATCTTTTGTTATGTTAGCAGAGCTTTGCTTAAGAGGGCCTGAGCGCATATTAAAACGGACAAGTTGGCAAGGCTTAGAAATTATTGAACGTTTTAAAGAGCAAGGTCGTAATGTTATTTTTATGGTACCGCATGGTTGGGCTGTTGATATTCCTGCAATGCTATTAGCGGCACAAGGCCAGCAAATGGCAGCTATGTTCCACCATCAAAAAGATCCTGTTGCTGATTATTTATGGAATAAAGCACGTCACCACTTTGATGGACGATTGCATTCACGAGAAGCCGGTATTAAGCCATTTATTTCTTCTGTTCGACAAGGATTCTGGGGATATTATTTACCTGACCAAGATCATGGTGCAGAGCATAGCCAATTTGTCGATTTTTTTGGTACTTATAAAGCAACATTGCCCGCGATTGGGCGTCTAATGAAAGTATGTCGAGCCGCTATCGTACCTTTATTTCCTGTGTATTGTCATAAAACACATCAGCTTCATATAATTATTCGTGAGCCAATGGATGATATTGAAGATAAAGACGATGCTTATATTGCACGTAGAATGAATGAAGAGTTAGAAGCGTTAGTCACACCATCCCCTGAACAATACACGTGGATCTTAAAATTATTAAAAACACGTAGAGAGGGGGGAAATAGAGCCTTATTCACGTGA
- the pykA_2 gene encoding pyruvate kinase, producing MSRRLRRTKIVTTLGPATDRDNNLEKIIIAGANVVRLNFSHGSAEDHLARANRTREIAARLGRHVAILGDLQGPKIRVSTFKDGKVFLNVGDKFLLDATLEKGEGNQNQVGIDYKGLPADVVPGDILLLDDGRVQLKVLKVDGLKVFTEVTVGGPLSNNKGINKLGGGLSADALTEKDKQDIITAAKIGVDYLAVSFPRTGEDLNLARRLARDAGCECQIVSKVERAEAVANDEIIDEIILASDVVMVARGDLGVEIGDPELVGVQKKLIRRARQLNRVVITATQMMESMITNPMPTRAEVMDVANAVLDGTDAVMLSAETAAGQYPAETVASMAQVCLGAEKMPAANVSKHRLDMVFDTVEEAIAMSTMYAANHMKGVNAIIAMTESGRTARMMSRISTGLPIFSMSRHEKTLNQTALYRGVTPVYCSTHTDGIAAANEAIGRLRDKGFLVSGDLVLVTQGDQMGTVGSTNTCRILTVE from the coding sequence ATGTCCAGACGGCTCAGAAGAACAAAAATTGTTACCACCTTAGGCCCAGCAACAGATCGTGATAATAACTTAGAAAAAATTATTATTGCTGGTGCGAATGTTGTTCGATTAAATTTCTCTCATGGTTCTGCGGAAGATCATCTTGCTCGCGCTAATCGTACGCGTGAAATTGCCGCTAGACTTGGTCGCCATGTTGCTATTCTTGGGGATCTACAAGGCCCTAAAATCCGTGTTTCTACATTTAAAGACGGAAAAGTTTTCTTGAATGTCGGTGATAAATTCTTACTTGATGCCACCCTTGAAAAAGGCGAAGGCAATCAAAATCAAGTCGGCATTGACTATAAAGGACTACCCGCTGATGTAGTTCCTGGTGATATTTTACTACTCGATGATGGCCGTGTTCAGTTGAAAGTACTTAAAGTCGATGGACTAAAAGTCTTTACTGAAGTCACTGTAGGCGGTCCTTTATCTAACAATAAAGGTATTAACAAGCTGGGTGGCGGTCTTTCTGCTGATGCATTAACAGAAAAAGATAAACAAGATATTATTACAGCTGCCAAAATTGGTGTCGATTACCTCGCGGTTTCATTCCCAAGAACCGGCGAAGATCTTAATCTCGCTCGACGTTTAGCCCGTGATGCAGGTTGTGAATGCCAAATCGTGTCTAAGGTAGAACGTGCTGAAGCTGTTGCTAATGATGAAATTATCGATGAGATCATTCTTGCATCTGATGTAGTGATGGTAGCCCGTGGCGATTTAGGCGTTGAAATTGGCGATCCAGAACTTGTTGGTGTTCAGAAAAAATTAATTCGTCGTGCTCGTCAGCTTAATCGCGTAGTTATCACTGCAACTCAAATGATGGAGTCAATGATAACAAACCCAATGCCAACACGTGCAGAGGTTATGGACGTTGCTAATGCCGTGTTAGATGGTACTGACGCTGTTATGCTATCTGCTGAAACAGCAGCAGGACAATACCCAGCAGAAACAGTTGCTTCAATGGCACAAGTCTGTTTAGGGGCAGAAAAAATGCCTGCGGCTAATGTATCTAAACACCGCTTAGATATGGTGTTTGATACCGTAGAAGAAGCCATTGCAATGTCCACCATGTATGCCGCTAACCATATGAAAGGCGTTAATGCCATTATTGCAATGACAGAATCAGGCCGTACTGCTCGCATGATGTCTCGTATCAGTACAGGTTTACCCATTTTCTCAATGTCTCGACATGAGAAAACACTCAATCAAACAGCACTTTACCGTGGTGTTACACCTGTTTATTGCAGCACTCATACTGATGGTATCGCAGCCGCAAATGAAGCTATTGGGCGTTTACGTGATAAAGGTTTCTTGGTTTCTGGTGATTTAGTGTTAGTCACGCAAGGCGACCAAATGGGCACCGTAGGCAGTACCAATACATGCCGTATTCTTACTGTTGAATAA
- the hexR gene encoding DNA-binding transcriptional regulator HexR, which produces MNILERVQSNLDILSKSEKKVAEAVLTAPQTVIHSSIALMAKTADVSEPTVNRFCRRMATKGFPDFKLQLAQSIANGTPYVNRNIDDSDTVSSYTNKIFESAMAGLENVKTNIDIAAINRAVDILTQAKKISFFGLGASAAVAHDAMNKFSRFNIPVTYFDDVVMQRMSCINSTDGDVVVVISHTGRTKNLVEIAKIARENDASVIAITTPGSLLAFEATLPILLDVPEDTDIYMPMISRLAQLTIIDVLATGFILRRGPKFRDNLKRVKEALRDSRFDK; this is translated from the coding sequence ATGAATATATTGGAAAGGGTTCAGTCTAATCTGGACATCTTGAGTAAATCAGAAAAAAAAGTGGCTGAGGCTGTTTTAACTGCGCCACAAACTGTTATCCACTCTAGCATTGCCTTAATGGCTAAAACGGCTGATGTCAGCGAACCCACCGTTAATCGTTTTTGCCGTCGTATGGCAACGAAGGGATTCCCTGATTTTAAATTACAATTAGCACAAAGCATTGCCAACGGCACTCCCTATGTCAATCGTAATATTGATGATTCTGATACGGTCTCTTCTTATACCAATAAAATTTTTGAATCCGCCATGGCTGGATTAGAAAACGTCAAAACAAATATTGATATCGCTGCCATTAATCGCGCAGTGGATATTCTGACTCAAGCTAAAAAGATCTCCTTTTTTGGTTTGGGTGCATCAGCCGCCGTTGCTCACGATGCCATGAACAAATTTTCTCGTTTTAATATTCCTGTCACTTACTTTGATGACGTTGTTATGCAACGTATGAGCTGTATTAATAGCACTGATGGTGATGTTGTCGTTGTTATCTCACATACGGGGCGTACTAAAAATCTTGTTGAAATAGCTAAAATTGCACGCGAAAACGATGCTTCAGTAATTGCAATTACGACACCTGGCTCACTTTTAGCTTTTGAAGCCACCCTTCCCATTTTGCTTGATGTGCCTGAAGATACTGATATCTACATGCCGATGATCTCCCGCCTTGCCCAACTCACTATTATTGATGTTCTTGCCACCGGATTTATTTTACGCCGAGGGCCAAAATTCAGAGATAACTTGAAGCGCGTCAAAGAAGCATTACGTGATTCACGGTTTGATAAGTAA
- the zwf gene encoding glucose-6-phosphate 1-dehydrogenase: MAAISTAQACDLVIFGTKGDLARRKLIPSLYQLEKAGYIHPDSRIIGVGRADWDAEAYKNVAHEALKTFLKEEINPEIWQRLSDRLDFCNLDVNETDHFIELSKHLKQDKLPAIYYFAMPPSTFSAMCKGLGHAKLNKEPNRVVMEKPLGTDLASSVSINDSVAKYFKESQIYRIDHYLGKETVLNLLALRFANSLFVNNWDNKTIDHVQITVAEEVGIEGRWGYFDQAGQMRDMVQNHLLQILTMIAMSPPADLTADSIRQEKVKVLRSLRRIDNTNIREKTVRGQYTGGFVQGKKVPGYLDEDGANKTSHTETFVAIRADIDNWRWAGVPFYLRTGKRLPSKCSEVVVYFKKPALNIFSETYQELPQNKLTIRLQPDEGIDIEVLNKAPGLDHKHRLQTTKLDLSFSETFNQTHLADAYERLLLEAMRGIQALFVRRDEVEEAWKWVDSIINAWECDNELPKPYQAGTWGPVASVAMITRDGRSWNEIE; this comes from the coding sequence ATGGCAGCGATATCGACTGCTCAGGCCTGTGATCTGGTTATCTTCGGTACGAAAGGGGATCTCGCACGCCGTAAGCTTATTCCATCATTATATCAATTGGAAAAAGCAGGATATATTCACCCTGACTCTCGCATTATTGGTGTAGGCCGTGCCGATTGGGATGCTGAGGCATATAAAAATGTTGCCCACGAAGCATTAAAAACCTTTTTAAAAGAAGAAATTAATCCTGAAATTTGGCAGCGTTTAAGTGATCGCTTAGATTTTTGTAATCTTGATGTCAATGAAACAGATCATTTCATTGAGCTATCAAAGCACCTAAAACAAGACAAATTACCGGCTATTTATTACTTTGCAATGCCACCCAGTACCTTTAGTGCAATGTGTAAAGGGTTAGGTCATGCAAAACTTAATAAAGAGCCAAATCGTGTTGTGATGGAGAAACCATTAGGCACGGATTTAGCGTCTTCTGTTTCTATTAATGATAGTGTGGCGAAATATTTTAAAGAGAGTCAAATTTATCGTATCGACCACTATTTAGGTAAAGAAACGGTTTTAAACCTATTAGCACTGCGCTTTGCTAACTCTCTCTTTGTTAATAATTGGGACAATAAAACGATTGATCATGTCCAAATTACGGTTGCAGAAGAGGTTGGCATCGAAGGGCGCTGGGGATATTTCGACCAAGCGGGTCAAATGCGTGATATGGTACAAAACCACCTGTTGCAGATCTTAACGATGATTGCAATGTCCCCGCCTGCTGATTTAACCGCAGATAGTATTCGCCAAGAAAAAGTGAAAGTCTTACGTTCATTACGTCGTATTGATAATACTAATATCCGCGAAAAAACGGTGCGTGGGCAATATACGGGAGGCTTTGTTCAAGGTAAGAAAGTGCCTGGTTATCTTGATGAAGACGGTGCAAATAAAACCAGCCATACAGAAACCTTTGTGGCTATCCGCGCTGATATTGATAACTGGCGTTGGGCTGGTGTTCCGTTTTATCTAAGAACAGGTAAACGTCTGCCAAGTAAATGTTCAGAAGTTGTGGTTTATTTTAAAAAACCGGCATTAAATATTTTTAGTGAGACTTATCAAGAGCTACCACAAAATAAACTAACTATTCGTCTACAGCCAGATGAAGGTATTGATATTGAAGTGCTGAATAAAGCACCGGGTCTTGATCATAAACATCGTTTACAAACGACGAAGCTGGACTTGAGTTTCTCTGAAACATTCAATCAAACACATTTAGCGGATGCTTACGAACGCTTATTATTAGAGGCAATGCGTGGTATTCAAGCATTATTTGTACGTCGCGATGAAGTAGAAGAAGCATGGAAATGGGTTGATTCAATTATCAATGCATGGGAATGCGATAATGAACTGCCAAAGCCTTATCAAGCTGGTACATGGGGGCCTGTTGCATCTGTTGCAATGATCACTCGTGATGGGCGTTCATGGAATGAAATTGAATAA